One Mycolicibacterium fluoranthenivorans DNA segment encodes these proteins:
- a CDS encoding DUF7352 domain-containing protein has protein sequence MRIIRHQIAITDYQEIDLPASGKALSVAMSRIPELQNHALDLWSADYESGPPKTLAIYVVGTGNPMPDGINPDWFIGTVVTPSGLVWHAFQGLINR, from the coding sequence ATGAGAATCATCCGCCACCAGATTGCCATCACCGACTACCAGGAGATCGATCTCCCGGCCTCCGGAAAGGCCCTATCGGTGGCCATGTCACGAATCCCGGAGCTGCAGAACCATGCGCTCGACCTGTGGTCTGCCGACTACGAGAGCGGTCCGCCGAAGACCCTGGCGATCTACGTAGTGGGTACCGGCAACCCGATGCCGGACGGGATCAACCCCGACTGGTTCATTGGCACCGTCGTCACCCCGTCTGGGCTGGTGTGGCACGCATTCCAGGGATTGATCAACCGATGA
- a CDS encoding HNH endonuclease, producing MAVSKRLRYEILTRDGEACRKCGRRAPEVELQIDHIIPVALGGSDDPSNLQTLCRDCNAGKASMPAVLICNEPDGRAHRQRSQPITHG from the coding sequence ATGGCTGTCTCGAAACGTCTCCGATACGAGATCCTGACCCGCGACGGTGAGGCCTGCCGAAAGTGCGGTCGCCGAGCACCCGAGGTTGAACTCCAGATCGACCACATCATCCCCGTCGCACTGGGCGGGTCGGATGATCCATCGAACCTCCAGACGCTCTGCAGGGACTGCAACGCTGGCAAGGCGTCAATGCCAGCGGTGCTTATCTGTAACGAACCGGACGGACGCGCCCATCGCCAACGGTCCCAACCAATTACACATGGGTAG